From a region of the Neobacillus niacini genome:
- a CDS encoding metallophosphoesterase family protein, with product MDKIAIISDIHGNIPALESVLEDIDSRHIKRIICLGDLVGKGPQSSIAIQMIQKHCEMVVRGNWDDFFPKPQESNTIKWHQNQLTKIQMNDLEELPFSVEFLMSGKLVRMFHASPRSVYERIQPWDSLERRLSMFENTEHTENISGEREPDVVFYGDIHNAYQQTIKGKTLCNVGSVGNPLDLTQASYAILEGEYNQSEYGVFSIQLVRVPYDIESSIQIAKEMEMPELEEYIQELTTAKYRGLKK from the coding sequence ATGGATAAAATCGCTATTATTTCAGACATTCACGGAAATATCCCTGCACTAGAATCGGTCCTTGAGGATATCGATTCTAGACACATTAAAAGAATTATTTGTTTAGGTGATCTAGTTGGCAAAGGACCACAATCAAGCATAGCAATACAAATGATCCAAAAGCATTGTGAAATGGTGGTTCGAGGCAATTGGGATGATTTCTTTCCTAAACCCCAAGAGTCTAACACAATCAAATGGCATCAAAACCAATTAACGAAAATACAAATGAATGATTTAGAAGAACTGCCGTTTTCAGTAGAGTTTTTGATGAGCGGAAAACTAGTCAGAATGTTTCATGCTTCACCGCGGAGTGTATATGAAAGAATACAACCGTGGGACTCTCTTGAACGTCGCTTAAGTATGTTCGAAAACACAGAACACACAGAAAATATCTCAGGAGAAAGAGAGCCAGATGTTGTTTTTTATGGAGATATTCATAATGCCTATCAGCAAACTATTAAAGGTAAAACATTATGTAACGTCGGCAGCGTAGGTAATCCGCTTGATCTCACTCAAGCCTCCTATGCCATTCTTGAAGGAGAATATAACCAAAGCGAGTATGGAGTATTCTCGATACAGCTTGTTCGAGTTCCATACGATATCGAATCTTCCATACAAATAGCGAAAGAGATGGAAATGCCTGAGCTTGAGGAATATATTCAGGAATTAACTACAGCAAAATATCGGGGATTAAAAAAGTGA
- a CDS encoding amino acid permease, giving the protein MLPEREIERFQQSANQQEQTLKRELKSRHLTMISIGGAIGTGLFLSSGAAISSAGPGGALLAYAIVGAMVFFIMTSLGEMAAFMPVSGSFSTYGTKFVDPAFGFAIGWTYWFSWSMTIAAELAASTMIMKFWFPDSPSLVWSGSFLALIFLLNYLSVKGYGEGEYWLSLIKVSAIVIFIVVGLLMIFGIMGGEAVGFKNFTVDKAPFSGGILSVFVVFIAAGFSFQGTEIVGVTAGESENPEKNVPKAIKSVFWRILIFYILAIAVIGLLIPYTNPNLQNDNVMVSPFTLIFEKAGIAFAASLMNAVILTAVLSAGNSSLYASTRMLYSMAKAGQAPRIFGKLNSRGVPVAGIILTCAIGALAFLASFFGDGMVYIWLMNAISITGFIFWLGISISHYRFRKALIAQGYSLDMLPYKAKWFPIGPIFAIACGIIVILAQNFQAFLADQIDWGGVVAAYLGIPFFLSLYFGYKMIKKTKVVKLEEVEFDFDKKYN; this is encoded by the coding sequence ATGTTACCAGAACGCGAAATTGAAAGATTCCAGCAATCTGCAAATCAACAGGAACAGACATTAAAACGTGAGTTAAAATCCAGGCATTTAACCATGATATCAATCGGAGGTGCGATTGGAACCGGATTGTTCCTAAGCAGCGGGGCAGCAATCAGTTCAGCCGGCCCTGGGGGAGCATTACTAGCGTATGCGATAGTGGGAGCAATGGTCTTTTTTATCATGACTAGTTTAGGAGAAATGGCTGCCTTTATGCCAGTCAGCGGTTCATTTAGCACGTATGGAACGAAATTTGTGGATCCAGCATTTGGTTTTGCAATTGGATGGACTTACTGGTTTAGCTGGTCGATGACCATTGCAGCTGAACTGGCTGCCTCCACCATGATCATGAAATTCTGGTTTCCAGATAGTCCTTCGTTGGTTTGGAGTGGTTCATTTTTAGCACTTATATTTTTATTAAACTATTTATCTGTTAAGGGTTATGGGGAAGGGGAATATTGGTTATCCCTAATTAAAGTATCAGCGATTGTTATTTTTATCGTTGTTGGCTTACTAATGATTTTCGGAATTATGGGAGGGGAAGCAGTAGGGTTTAAAAACTTTACAGTTGATAAAGCTCCTTTTTCAGGCGGTATTTTAAGTGTTTTTGTTGTTTTTATTGCAGCAGGATTTTCTTTCCAAGGAACCGAAATCGTAGGGGTTACAGCGGGAGAAAGTGAGAATCCTGAAAAAAATGTCCCGAAAGCGATTAAAAGTGTTTTCTGGAGGATTCTAATTTTTTATATATTGGCAATTGCCGTGATTGGACTCCTGATTCCTTATACTAATCCGAATTTACAAAATGATAATGTAATGGTAAGTCCATTTACCCTTATCTTTGAAAAGGCGGGGATTGCCTTTGCAGCTTCACTTATGAATGCGGTTATTTTAACGGCGGTATTATCAGCTGGAAATTCCAGTTTATATGCTTCAACTCGCATGTTGTATTCGATGGCGAAAGCAGGACAAGCACCGCGGATTTTTGGAAAACTTAACAGCCGGGGGGTTCCGGTTGCAGGTATAATTCTAACCTGTGCTATAGGTGCACTTGCCTTTTTAGCTTCCTTTTTTGGTGATGGCATGGTCTATATTTGGTTAATGAATGCAATCAGTATAACAGGATTTATCTTTTGGCTCGGTATTTCTATCAGTCATTATCGGTTCCGTAAAGCCCTTATTGCGCAAGGGTATTCGCTTGATATGTTGCCGTATAAGGCAAAATGGTTTCCGATTGGGCCAATCTTCGCGATTGCTTGTGGAATTATCGTTATATTAGCACAAAATTTCCAAGCTTTTCTTGCCGACCAGATCGATTGGGGCGGTGTGGTAGCGGCATACTTAGGCATTCCGTTTTTCCTAAGTTTATATTTTGGCTATAAAATGATAAAGAAAACAAAAGTGGTTAAACTTGAAGAAGTGGAGTTTGACTTTGACAAGAAATATAATTAA
- a CDS encoding uracil-DNA glycosylase family protein — MVTEAKFQLYKEKILSLDLPLYDHDLLNSTFLLEKDEKKKLEVYYTPFDYINEKARVVIAGITPGLHQMRKAYTTVIENRHLNDEELLHKVKKSASFEGTMRNNLIAMLDELEIPRHLGISSSSELFGKANHLVYTTSILPHAVFFNHQNYNGSRPNILKTEMLLDYVKRYFIKDISRIQDPLIIPLGVNVSKVLDHFGNNTHTLKGFPHPSGSNGHRHKQFRENKQEMKRQIENYFYINR, encoded by the coding sequence ATGGTTACTGAAGCAAAATTTCAATTATATAAAGAAAAAATATTGTCTCTAGACTTGCCTTTATACGATCACGATCTTTTAAATTCAACATTTTTATTGGAAAAAGATGAAAAGAAAAAACTTGAGGTTTATTACACACCATTTGACTACATAAATGAGAAAGCTAGGGTAGTTATTGCAGGGATTACACCTGGACTTCACCAGATGAGAAAAGCTTATACAACAGTCATTGAGAATAGACATTTAAATGATGAAGAACTACTTCATAAGGTAAAAAAAAGTGCCAGTTTTGAGGGAACGATGAGAAATAATCTCATAGCGATGCTAGATGAACTTGAAATACCAAGACATCTGGGTATTTCTTCTTCAAGCGAACTTTTTGGTAAAGCTAATCATCTTGTCTACACTACCTCTATACTCCCACATGCTGTATTTTTCAATCATCAAAATTATAATGGTTCACGCCCAAATATTTTAAAAACTGAAATGCTATTGGACTATGTAAAAAGATATTTTATTAAAGATATCTCTAGGATTCAAGATCCACTAATTATCCCTTTAGGAGTGAATGTAAGCAAGGTACTTGACCATTTTGGCAATAATACACATACTTTGAAGGGATTCCCTCACCCTTCAGGGAGTAATGGTCATCGACATAAACAATTTCGGGAAAATAAACAGGAAATGAAGAGACAAATCGAGAATTATTTTTATATAAATCGTTAG
- a CDS encoding aldolase catalytic domain-containing protein: MGHRSKIIDCTIRDGGLVNNWDFSVEFVQDLYNSLSAAGVEYMEIGYKNSPKLLNATEPNPWRFLDDNFLKEIFPEKKFTKFSALVDIGRVDPNDILPREQSVLDMIRVACYIREVDKGLELVQMFHDLGYETSLNIMALSSVPEKQLTKAFDMVRESPVDVVYIVDSFGSLDPSDIEHQVKKFQELIPNKQLGIHTHNNMQLAFANTLAALNNGVTYLDSSVYGMGRAAGNCNTELLVSYIQKPSYELKPVLGMIEKHMLEMRQKWEWGYIIPYMISGVLNEHPRVAMAYRDSDDRDKFVDFYDKVTSPEVSVAPATK; this comes from the coding sequence ATGGGACATCGTAGCAAAATTATTGACTGCACCATTCGAGATGGAGGCTTAGTAAACAATTGGGATTTTAGTGTCGAATTTGTTCAAGACTTGTATAATAGCTTAAGTGCAGCTGGTGTTGAATATATGGAGATTGGTTACAAAAACTCCCCTAAACTACTAAATGCAACTGAGCCAAATCCATGGAGATTTCTAGACGATAACTTCTTGAAAGAAATCTTCCCTGAGAAAAAATTCACGAAGTTTTCTGCTCTTGTAGATATTGGACGTGTCGATCCGAATGACATTTTACCACGTGAACAAAGTGTTTTAGATATGATTCGAGTGGCATGCTACATCCGAGAAGTAGATAAAGGGTTAGAGCTTGTACAAATGTTTCATGATTTGGGTTATGAGACTTCACTTAATATTATGGCTTTATCGAGTGTACCTGAAAAGCAGCTTACGAAAGCATTTGATATGGTGAGGGAAAGTCCTGTAGATGTTGTATATATCGTTGATTCTTTCGGAAGCTTGGATCCTTCGGATATCGAACACCAAGTGAAAAAATTCCAAGAGTTGATTCCTAACAAACAGCTTGGAATTCATACACATAACAACATGCAGTTAGCATTCGCGAATACATTAGCGGCATTAAACAACGGGGTTACATACCTGGATTCTTCTGTATACGGCATGGGACGTGCTGCAGGTAACTGTAACACAGAACTTCTTGTCAGCTACATCCAAAAGCCAAGCTATGAACTAAAGCCAGTACTTGGAATGATTGAAAAGCACATGCTGGAAATGCGCCAAAAATGGGAGTGGGGTTACATTATTCCTTATATGATTTCTGGTGTACTAAATGAACATCCACGTGTCGCAATGGCTTACCGTGACAGCGACGATCGTGATAAATTCGTTGATTTTTATGACAAGGTAACATCACCAGAAGTCTCTGTTGCTCCAGCGACGAAATAG